One Dioscorea cayenensis subsp. rotundata cultivar TDr96_F1 chromosome 17, TDr96_F1_v2_PseudoChromosome.rev07_lg8_w22 25.fasta, whole genome shotgun sequence DNA window includes the following coding sequences:
- the LOC120280959 gene encoding transcription factor bHLH162-like: MEIDKAAPKLERKIVEKNRRDHMKLLLSNLDSLLPNYSPNTKEAVTMPERLDEAVKYIKELQMRVERMKENREGLGCYEGTSQQKNLKMGVEVQDMGSGLSVFLLSFSGGFSAYSKVLRVLEEEGLEILAANFVSGEVAFIIVHCLVAENNGFEADEVMERLKKVVQGYTRN, translated from the exons atggAGATAGACAAGGCTGCACCAAAGCTTGAAAGAAAGATAGTGGAGAAGAACAGAAGGGACCACATGAAGCTTCTCTTGTCCAACCTTGATTCCCTCCTCCCTAATTACTCACCAAACACTAag GAAGCTGTGACGATGCCTGAGAGATTGGATGAAGCGGTGAAGTATATCAAAGAGCTTCAAATGAGGGTGGAGAGGATGAAGGAGAACAGAGAAGGTTTGGGTTGCTATGAAGGAACGAGCCAGCAGAAAAACTTGAAAATGGGCGTTGAGGTGCAGGACATGGGTTCTGGATTATCTGTGTTTCTTCTTAGTTTCAGTGGTGGCTTTTCAGCTTATTCGAAGGTTCTCCGGGTTCTTGAAGAGGAGGGGTTGGAGATCTTGGCTGCCAACTTCGTCTCCGGTGAAGTGGCTTTTATCATAGTGCATTGCTTG GTTGCTGAGAATAATGGTTTTGAAGCTGATGAAGTTATGGagagattgaagaaggttgtTCAGGGTTATACTCGGAATTAA